A genomic window from Clostridium aceticum includes:
- the rplU gene encoding 50S ribosomal protein L21, which produces MYAIIETGGKQYRVQEGDTLFVEKLDATEGDVVTIENVLAVSKEGNLTVGNPVVSGAKVEAKVVEQGKGKKIIIFKYKPKKDFRKKQGHRQPYTKLMIEKINA; this is translated from the coding sequence ATGTACGCAATTATTGAGACAGGTGGAAAGCAATACAGAGTACAAGAAGGCGATACATTGTTTGTTGAGAAATTAGATGCAACTGAAGGCGATGTAGTAACCATTGAAAATGTATTAGCTGTATCTAAAGAAGGCAATTTAACTGTTGGTAATCCAGTAGTTAGTGGCGCTAAAGTTGAGGCTAAGGTTGTTGAGCAAGGTAAAGGTAAAAAAATCATTATCTTCAAATACAAGCCAAAGAAAGACTTTAGAAAGAAACAAGGACATAGACAACCGTATACAAAGTTAATGATCGAAAAAATTAATGCGTAG
- a CDS encoding NAD(P)H-dependent flavin oxidoreductase, which translates to MQLPFLKIGDLVASVPIIQGGMGIGVSLSKLASAVANEGGIGTISGVQIGFREPDFETNTNAANIRGLKKEIKKARELSPNGILGVNIMVAINNYKDMVTAAVEEKVNLIVSGAGLPTELPGMTKESKTKIAPIVSSGKAAAIIAKMWDRKYDYAPDMVIVEGPEAGGHLGFSLEQLTEETKPKLVDLVKDVIQAIKPFEDKYNKTIPVIAAGGIYNGSDIAEYLKAGAAGVQMATRFVATEECDADIKYKEAYINAKQQDIQLVKSPAGLPGRAIGNAFVKKTEAGKQPVQRCYDCLKTCEPATTPYCISQALIEAVKGNIENGLIFVGSSAHKLDKITTVKELISELIHETKLALE; encoded by the coding sequence ATGCAATTACCATTTTTAAAAATAGGTGATTTGGTGGCAAGTGTACCTATTATTCAAGGGGGTATGGGAATAGGCGTTTCTTTATCAAAATTAGCTTCAGCGGTAGCCAATGAAGGTGGGATTGGAACAATATCTGGTGTACAAATAGGATTTAGAGAACCTGATTTTGAAACCAATACAAATGCTGCTAATATAAGAGGGTTGAAAAAAGAGATTAAAAAGGCAAGAGAATTAAGTCCAAATGGTATTTTAGGTGTTAATATCATGGTTGCTATTAATAACTATAAAGACATGGTTACAGCCGCAGTGGAGGAAAAAGTCAATCTTATTGTTTCAGGAGCAGGTCTACCTACAGAATTACCTGGGATGACTAAGGAATCTAAAACCAAAATTGCACCCATTGTATCTTCTGGAAAGGCTGCTGCTATTATTGCAAAGATGTGGGATCGTAAATATGATTATGCCCCTGATATGGTGATCGTAGAGGGCCCAGAGGCTGGCGGTCATCTAGGTTTTTCTTTGGAACAACTAACAGAAGAAACAAAACCTAAGCTGGTAGACCTTGTAAAGGATGTTATTCAAGCAATAAAGCCTTTTGAAGATAAATATAACAAAACCATACCTGTAATCGCTGCTGGTGGTATCTACAACGGAAGTGATATTGCTGAATATCTCAAGGCAGGAGCCGCTGGGGTACAAATGGCAACCAGATTTGTAGCGACAGAGGAATGTGACGCTGACATAAAATATAAAGAAGCTTATATCAACGCAAAACAACAAGATATTCAATTAGTAAAAAGTCCAGCTGGCCTACCAGGAAGAGCTATAGGAAATGCTTTTGTAAAGAAGACAGAAGCAGGAAAACAACCAGTACAAAGATGTTATGATTGCTTAAAAACCTGTGAACCAGCCACTACTCCCTATTGTATTTCTCAAGCCCTCATTGAAGCAGTAAAGGGAAATATAGAAAATGGACTTATATTTGTAGGCAGTAGTGCACATAAATTAGATAAGATAACAACTGTAAAAGAGCTTATCAGTGAACTGATTCATGAGACGAAGCTAGCTTTAGAATAA
- a CDS encoding ribosomal-processing cysteine protease Prp, producing MITIDIVRNKNNEIIGFTTSGHAYADEPGRDIVCAAVSMLTQTIVLGLYEVLEVKAAYSIKHGYLTCSIPEDISREKRQQVNILFETMVVGLKNIQENYCQYIDLHDKEV from the coding sequence ATGATTACAATAGACATTGTGCGCAATAAAAACAATGAAATTATTGGTTTTACTACTTCAGGACATGCTTATGCAGATGAGCCTGGGAGAGATATTGTTTGTGCTGCTGTTTCTATGTTAACCCAAACAATAGTATTGGGGTTATATGAGGTACTAGAGGTGAAGGCAGCCTATAGCATAAAGCATGGTTACTTAACCTGTAGCATCCCTGAAGATATTTCAAGGGAAAAAAGACAGCAAGTTAACATATTATTTGAAACTATGGTAGTAGGGCTAAAAAATATTCAGGAAAATTATTGTCAATATATAGATCTTCATGACAAGGAGGTGTAA
- the nadD gene encoding nicotinate-nucleotide adenylyltransferase — protein sequence MHKPSKRYGIMGGTFDPIHLGHLFIAETALDELSLDEVIFIPTGLPPHKDQETVTDSHHRLLMTSIAIDSNKTFKLSTIEIDRKGPSYTIDTIQSILQNHKEEVEIYFITGTDTFMEVDTWKHYKDVLQMIKIVVATRLGYNDRSFNEKVDLFTKKYKAEIIKVTVPILEISSSDIRDRIKVGKTIKYLVPEGVEEYIKKNQLYQ from the coding sequence ATGCACAAGCCAAGTAAAAGGTATGGCATCATGGGGGGGACCTTTGACCCTATCCATTTAGGTCATTTGTTTATTGCTGAAACAGCTTTAGATGAGTTAAGTTTAGATGAAGTTATCTTTATTCCTACAGGACTTCCCCCCCACAAAGACCAAGAAACTGTAACGGACTCACATCACAGACTGCTGATGACATCTATTGCTATTGATAGTAATAAAACCTTTAAATTATCCACAATCGAAATCGATAGAAAGGGACCTTCCTATACAATAGATACAATACAAAGCATTTTACAGAATCATAAAGAAGAGGTAGAAATATATTTTATTACTGGTACCGATACATTTATGGAAGTAGATACTTGGAAACACTATAAAGATGTATTGCAAATGATCAAAATTGTTGTAGCAACGAGACTAGGGTATAATGATAGGAGCTTTAATGAAAAAGTGGACTTATTTACTAAAAAATACAAAGCGGAGATTATAAAAGTTACGGTGCCTATTTTGGAGATTTCATCAAGTGATATTCGAGATCGCATAAAAGTAGGGAAAACCATTAAGTATTTAGTTCCTGAAGGCGTAGAAGAATATATAAAAAAAAATCAACTATATCAATAA
- the yqeK gene encoding bis(5'-nucleosyl)-tetraphosphatase (symmetrical) YqeK, translated as MSHQLISTIKRALKDTINPKRYVHTMGVVKASINLAKQYGEDPLCATIAALLHDYAKDYTRDELLHYIEEHHLTMDPIMFEAHELLHGKVAASIAKNKFDIEDKDILKAIENHTTGGENMSKLEKIIYLADFIEEGRNYPGVDQLRKIAEEDLDKAVLQALNNTIVYVLSIEKLLHPNTLFARNEMLKKLKKDE; from the coding sequence ATGAGCCATCAACTAATAAGTACAATCAAAAGAGCATTAAAAGATACCATTAATCCTAAACGGTATGTACATACTATGGGGGTGGTTAAAGCTTCCATAAACTTAGCAAAACAATATGGTGAAGATCCACTGTGTGCCACAATAGCAGCTCTACTCCATGATTATGCAAAAGATTATACACGAGATGAATTACTACATTATATTGAGGAACATCACCTGACTATGGACCCTATTATGTTTGAAGCCCATGAACTTTTGCATGGCAAGGTGGCAGCTTCAATTGCAAAAAACAAGTTTGATATTGAAGATAAGGATATTCTGAAAGCTATAGAAAACCATACAACTGGTGGAGAAAACATGAGTAAACTAGAAAAAATTATTTATTTAGCAGATTTTATTGAAGAAGGCAGAAACTATCCAGGTGTAGATCAACTAAGAAAAATTGCTGAAGAGGACTTAGATAAAGCAGTTCTTCAAGCATTAAATAATACGATTGTTTATGTTTTGAGCATAGAAAAATTACTACATCCCAATACACTGTTTGCTCGTAATGAAATGTTAAAAAAGCTGAAAAAAGATGAATAG
- the rpmA gene encoding 50S ribosomal protein L27 has product MFRIDLQLFASKKGVGSSKNGRDSIAKRLGVKRADGQFVTAGNILVRQRGTKIHPGTNVGKGSDDTLFALIDGVVKFERKGKNKKQVSIHAAN; this is encoded by the coding sequence ATGTTTAGAATTGATCTTCAATTATTCGCTAGTAAAAAAGGGGTAGGTAGCTCCAAAAACGGTAGAGACAGTATCGCTAAAAGACTAGGAGTAAAAAGAGCTGACGGACAGTTTGTAACTGCTGGAAACATCTTAGTAAGACAAAGAGGTACAAAAATTCATCCAGGTACAAATGTAGGTAAAGGTTCAGATGATACACTTTTTGCTTTAATAGACGGTGTTGTTAAGTTTGAAAGAAAAGGAAAAAATAAAAAACAAGTCAGTATTCATGCTGCTAACTAG
- the obgE gene encoding GTPase ObgE produces MFIDKAKIHLKAGKGGDGAVAFRREIYVPAGGPSGGDGGKGGDIIFEVDEGMRTLMDFRYKKHYVANNGEDGKNKNMYGKDAENLILKVPPGTIIKDENTGAVIADLVEGGEKKIIARGGKGGKGNIHFKTATRQAPRFAIAGEHGDELTVILELKMIADVGLIGFPNVGKSTILSVVTSASPKVADYHFTTLTPNLGVVKTKYGDSFVLADIPGLIEGAHEGVGLGHEFLRHVERTKLLIHIIDIASVEGRDPLEDFDKINEELKLYSMKLANKPQIVAANKMDIPEAEENLKRLREKLTPMEIEVFPVSAATNKGLEELFIYVSKKLKEVEESYIEDIVVEEEKVYQYQKDDKYQFTVGKEDDIFIIGGKFVERLVNSINFDDMDSLSYFHKVLRKRGIIDELKAMGIQNGDTVKIEDIEFEYYD; encoded by the coding sequence ATGTTTATAGATAAAGCAAAAATCCATTTAAAAGCTGGTAAAGGCGGTGATGGCGCTGTTGCCTTTAGACGAGAAATCTATGTTCCTGCTGGAGGACCATCAGGAGGAGATGGAGGCAAGGGCGGTGACATCATATTTGAAGTAGATGAAGGCATGCGTACGCTGATGGACTTTAGATATAAAAAGCATTACGTAGCCAACAATGGAGAAGACGGTAAAAACAAAAATATGTATGGGAAAGATGCAGAAAACTTGATATTAAAAGTCCCTCCAGGAACGATTATCAAAGATGAAAACACTGGAGCTGTTATTGCTGACCTAGTAGAGGGTGGAGAGAAAAAAATTATTGCACGTGGTGGTAAGGGAGGAAAAGGAAATATTCATTTCAAGACCGCTACGAGACAAGCTCCACGATTTGCTATTGCAGGAGAGCATGGTGACGAGCTCACTGTAATCTTAGAATTGAAAATGATTGCTGATGTTGGATTAATAGGATTTCCTAATGTAGGTAAATCTACTATTCTCTCTGTAGTTACCAGTGCAAGTCCTAAAGTAGCAGACTACCATTTTACTACATTAACACCTAATTTAGGGGTAGTAAAAACAAAGTATGGAGATAGTTTCGTTTTAGCAGATATACCTGGACTTATTGAAGGAGCTCATGAGGGCGTTGGATTAGGCCATGAATTTCTTAGACATGTTGAGAGAACAAAACTGCTTATTCATATCATAGATATTGCCTCTGTAGAGGGTAGAGATCCTTTAGAAGATTTTGATAAGATTAATGAAGAACTAAAGTTATATAGTATGAAGTTAGCAAATAAACCCCAAATTGTAGCTGCCAACAAAATGGATATTCCTGAAGCAGAGGAAAACCTTAAAAGATTAAGAGAAAAATTAACCCCTATGGAAATAGAAGTATTCCCAGTGTCTGCTGCTACAAACAAAGGACTAGAGGAATTATTCATTTATGTGTCCAAAAAACTTAAAGAAGTAGAAGAAAGTTATATAGAAGATATCGTGGTAGAAGAGGAAAAAGTATACCAATATCAAAAAGATGATAAATATCAATTTACAGTTGGTAAAGAAGATGATATCTTTATAATTGGAGGAAAATTTGTAGAGCGATTAGTGAACTCTATAAATTTTGACGATATGGATTCATTAAGCTACTTTCATAAAGTTTTAAGAAAGCGGGGAATTATCGATGAGTTAAAAGCAATGGGCATTCAGAATGGAGATACTGTAAAAATTGAGGACATTGAATTTGAGTACTATGATTAA
- the yhbY gene encoding ribosome assembly RNA-binding protein YhbY — protein MLTGKQRSYLKGMAHDIKPITQIGKYGISDSFLTQLDDALEVREIVKVNILESSLLDTKETANEVAKTLEAEFVQAIGNKFTIYRPSKNNPKIQLPKS, from the coding sequence ATGTTAACAGGTAAGCAAAGATCCTATCTAAAAGGAATGGCTCATGACATAAAACCAATAACCCAGATTGGCAAATATGGGATTAGTGATAGTTTTTTAACACAGTTAGATGATGCTTTAGAAGTTAGAGAAATTGTTAAAGTGAATATTTTAGAAAGTAGTCTATTAGATACTAAGGAAACAGCTAATGAGGTGGCAAAAACCCTAGAAGCTGAGTTTGTTCAGGCAATTGGAAACAAGTTTACTATCTATAGGCCTTCAAAAAATAATCCTAAAATACAACTACCCAAAAGCTAA